One genomic segment of Paenibacillus xylanexedens includes these proteins:
- the rplI gene encoding 50S ribosomal protein L9 produces the protein MKVIFIKDMKGQGKKGQVKEVSEGYAQNFLLPRGIARLASDGNMKTLDNQKAAEERLKQEEKAEAEALAKKLEAEVTELKAKSGEGGRLFGAITSKQIAEALSKKGLKVDKRKIELDEPIRTLGVTQVTVKVHPEVKATLKVQVTEE, from the coding sequence ATGAAAGTCATTTTTATAAAAGATATGAAGGGTCAAGGCAAGAAAGGGCAAGTGAAAGAAGTATCTGAGGGTTACGCACAGAACTTCCTACTGCCACGGGGAATCGCACGTCTGGCATCAGACGGCAACATGAAGACACTGGACAACCAGAAGGCGGCTGAAGAAAGACTCAAACAGGAAGAGAAAGCGGAAGCGGAAGCACTTGCCAAAAAGCTGGAAGCAGAAGTGACTGAACTGAAAGCGAAGTCCGGCGAAGGTGGTCGTCTGTTTGGCGCCATTACCAGCAAACAGATCGCAGAAGCTTTGTCTAAAAAGGGTCTGAAAGTAGACAAACGTAAAATTGAGCTGGACGAGCCTATTCGTACACTCGGCGTAACACAAGTAACTGTCAAGGTTCACCCTGAAGTGAAGGCAACCTTGAAGGTACAGGTAACGGAAGAGTAA
- a CDS encoding DHH family phosphoesterase yields MPKFLKKRWHGYYTVWAFILLLLLVMFVTIYNWTLGLISLILASALGIVMIKAELAFRRELNDYINGLSIRIKRMEGEAVSMLPFGIVLYSEDRTVEWHNRFVAEMFQEKTMVGNPLLNLFPKLPQPKEKKDGTKEHSSKEFHDEFQLDDRHYGVIHNPQERYVYVYEITELAILRDKYENERLALGILVLDNLDEAAQGMDDQQRTALIARVTSEITSWAKRYEVYLRRLSSDRYLLMLNHKSLQELEQSRFVILDEVREMTADLKVPMTLSVGLAFGSDSISEMGELAQSSLDMALGRGGDQAAVKSGQRLSFYGGKSNAVEKRTRVRARVIAHALRDLMQESDRVLIMGHKIPDMDAIGASIGVWKAASLYNVEARIVLDGINPSIERMMEQVNKDEKLSKAFVSPEQATQMMTEHTLLVVVDTHKASMTMEPKLVQSATRVVVVDHHRRGEEFINDAVLIYLEPYASSAAELVTELLQYIHDKVQFTPLEATALLAGITVDTKHFALHTGSRTFEAAGFLRRSGADTIMIQRLMKEDLSEYIAKAEIIKHAKMVYGNIALAVTDPGSKIPQMMIAQVADTLLNMTDVVASFVISERPDGLIGISARSLGRMNVQVVMERLGGGGHLTNAAVQLEGTLGEAEKRLTNVLAEIEKEEGLFE; encoded by the coding sequence ATGCCTAAATTTCTGAAGAAACGCTGGCACGGCTACTATACCGTATGGGCGTTCATACTGCTGCTGTTGCTCGTTATGTTCGTTACCATTTATAACTGGACGCTTGGTTTGATTAGTCTGATACTGGCTTCGGCGCTGGGAATCGTCATGATTAAGGCGGAGCTCGCGTTCCGCCGTGAGCTTAACGACTACATTAATGGCCTATCTATTCGGATCAAACGGATGGAGGGGGAAGCGGTCAGCATGCTTCCATTCGGAATTGTGCTGTACAGCGAAGATCGTACGGTAGAGTGGCATAACCGCTTTGTCGCGGAGATGTTCCAGGAGAAGACAATGGTGGGTAATCCGCTACTTAATTTGTTTCCCAAACTTCCTCAGCCTAAAGAGAAGAAGGATGGGACGAAGGAACATTCATCCAAGGAGTTCCATGACGAATTCCAGTTGGATGATCGGCATTATGGAGTAATTCATAACCCGCAGGAGCGGTATGTATATGTATACGAGATTACGGAGTTAGCCATTCTTCGTGATAAATATGAAAATGAACGCCTTGCATTGGGAATTCTCGTTCTGGATAATCTGGACGAGGCTGCCCAAGGCATGGACGATCAACAGCGTACAGCACTGATTGCCCGAGTGACCAGCGAAATTACGTCTTGGGCCAAGCGGTACGAAGTGTACCTGCGCCGTCTGTCTTCTGATCGTTATCTGTTGATGCTGAATCATAAGTCTTTGCAGGAACTGGAGCAGAGCCGATTTGTCATTTTGGATGAAGTTCGGGAGATGACTGCTGACCTCAAAGTGCCAATGACACTCAGTGTTGGACTGGCGTTTGGATCGGATAGCATCAGCGAGATGGGAGAATTGGCACAGTCCAGTCTGGACATGGCACTTGGACGTGGTGGTGATCAGGCTGCCGTGAAGTCCGGACAACGCCTGTCTTTCTATGGCGGTAAGTCTAATGCAGTGGAGAAACGGACACGGGTAAGAGCCCGCGTTATTGCGCACGCGTTGCGTGATCTGATGCAGGAGAGCGATCGGGTGCTCATCATGGGGCACAAAATTCCGGATATGGACGCGATCGGCGCATCCATCGGAGTGTGGAAAGCGGCCAGTCTGTACAATGTGGAAGCACGGATTGTTCTGGATGGAATTAATCCATCGATTGAACGCATGATGGAGCAAGTGAACAAGGACGAGAAGTTGTCCAAAGCATTTGTATCACCGGAACAGGCAACCCAGATGATGACCGAGCACACGTTGCTGGTGGTGGTGGATACCCATAAGGCCTCCATGACCATGGAGCCAAAACTGGTACAGTCTGCTACCCGTGTCGTAGTAGTGGATCACCATCGCCGGGGCGAAGAGTTCATCAATGACGCAGTGTTGATCTATCTGGAACCTTATGCGTCCTCTGCTGCCGAATTGGTAACCGAACTCTTGCAATACATTCATGATAAGGTACAATTCACTCCGCTGGAAGCTACGGCTCTACTTGCCGGGATTACAGTGGATACGAAGCATTTTGCATTGCACACGGGGTCCAGAACGTTCGAAGCGGCAGGCTTCTTGCGCCGTAGCGGTGCGGACACCATTATGATCCAGCGGTTGATGAAAGAGGATCTGTCAGAATATATTGCTAAGGCAGAAATCATAAAGCATGCTAAAATGGTATACGGGAACATTGCGCTGGCGGTCACGGACCCTGGCAGCAAGATTCCACAGATGATGATCGCCCAAGTGGCGGACACATTGCTGAATATGACCGACGTGGTCGCTTCATTTGTGATTAGTGAGCGTCCGGATGGACTGATTGGCATCAGCGCGAGATCGCTGGGGCGCATGAATGTTCAGGTTGTCATGGAACGACTGGGCGGTGGCGGACATTTGACGAATGCTGCCGTTCAGCTTGAAGGAACGCTTGGAGAGGCAGAAAAACGGCTGACGAACGTACTGGCTGAAATCGAAAAGGAAGAGGGGCTGTTCGAATGA
- a CDS encoding DUF2232 domain-containing protein codes for MKFSFKSAVWSAVYLLLLLSLLTPLSVLAIFFMMIPGVILYASLSLKSFIWHLVPVAVILVVFHPIYLLLLLIFTLPAIVMGHAYKTRKSALFALMAGSGMMLAEYLLLLLVGSVIFQFDLSSYIEDVVKLTIEPLTNTSNQMINGFAWTPEMTEDVAKQTQLMIPFALVVTSMVMAFITHAIARPILNVMGVVVSKLPPAREWRMPRALIWYYFLALLIEVISRQSDGTYWTMIAMNLSPLINLGFMIQAIGFFFFLSHTKKWNPVIPYFLAAAVFFIGPLRIIGIIDLAFPLREAISKSKR; via the coding sequence TTGAAATTTAGCTTTAAATCAGCTGTTTGGAGCGCAGTCTATCTGCTCTTGCTACTTTCGCTGTTAACTCCTTTATCGGTACTTGCCATATTTTTTATGATGATTCCGGGAGTTATTTTGTATGCTTCATTATCTTTAAAATCATTTATATGGCATCTCGTGCCCGTAGCCGTTATTTTGGTCGTATTCCACCCCATCTATCTGTTACTATTGCTCATCTTTACCCTGCCTGCAATCGTTATGGGTCACGCGTATAAAACACGCAAATCGGCCCTGTTCGCCCTGATGGCGGGAAGTGGCATGATGTTGGCAGAATACTTGTTGTTGCTCTTGGTCGGCAGTGTCATTTTCCAATTCGACCTGTCCAGTTATATTGAAGATGTGGTCAAATTGACCATTGAACCGTTAACCAATACATCGAATCAGATGATCAACGGGTTTGCATGGACACCTGAGATGACCGAGGATGTTGCCAAACAAACACAGCTTATGATTCCGTTTGCTCTCGTTGTCACGTCGATGGTAATGGCCTTTATTACACACGCCATAGCTCGTCCGATTCTGAACGTGATGGGTGTGGTGGTATCGAAGCTTCCACCAGCGAGAGAGTGGCGTATGCCGCGTGCATTGATCTGGTATTATTTCCTTGCTCTGTTGATCGAAGTGATCTCCAGACAAAGTGATGGAACATACTGGACCATGATTGCCATGAATCTGTCCCCGTTAATTAATCTGGGCTTCATGATTCAAGCGATCGGTTTCTTCTTCTTTCTCTCACATACAAAGAAATGGAATCCGGTTATACCATATTTCCTGGCGGCAGCGGTCTTCTTCATTGGTCCGCTTCGGATTATCGGAATTATCGATCTGGCGTTCCCGCTTCGTGAGGCAATATCGAAATCAAAACGATAG
- a CDS encoding MazG-like family protein, which produces MPKELDVAKRAKVIEWLKTEVLDQVSRLFKALWEGSTTRIGDSLASLIMSSYILGRRLGIPFKDLDALLVEKLKKHKQEGHQLEDWYQDISALEDHMRKR; this is translated from the coding sequence ATGCCTAAAGAACTGGATGTAGCCAAACGCGCTAAAGTGATTGAATGGCTGAAAACCGAAGTACTTGATCAGGTATCCCGATTATTCAAGGCGTTATGGGAAGGCAGTACAACTCGAATCGGGGACAGTCTTGCCAGTTTGATTATGAGTAGTTACATATTGGGCCGCAGGCTCGGTATTCCTTTCAAGGATCTGGATGCACTGCTAGTTGAGAAGTTGAAAAAGCATAAACAGGAAGGTCACCAGCTTGAAGACTGGTACCAGGATATTTCCGCGCTAGAAGATCATATGCGTAAGAGGTGA
- a CDS encoding CBS domain-containing protein produces MNIAFFLLPKQEVTCVTSDSTLRQTLERMEYHRFTAVPILNKEGKYIGTVTEGDLLWYMKNAEGKISFENASKFLLKDVPLRLDIKPVSINANMEDLINLAKVQNFVPVVDDMDRFIGIVRRSQIIEYCEGIVAKESIKAK; encoded by the coding sequence ATGAACATCGCATTTTTTTTGCTACCCAAACAAGAGGTTACGTGCGTGACGTCGGATTCTACGCTGCGGCAAACGTTGGAACGGATGGAATATCATCGTTTTACGGCGGTACCCATTTTGAATAAAGAGGGCAAATATATTGGTACGGTGACCGAAGGCGACTTACTGTGGTATATGAAGAATGCCGAGGGAAAGATTTCATTTGAAAACGCTTCAAAATTCTTGCTCAAGGATGTTCCCCTTCGCTTGGATATTAAACCTGTATCCATTAACGCCAACATGGAGGACCTGATTAATCTGGCTAAAGTTCAGAACTTTGTTCCTGTAGTCGATGATATGGATCGGTTCATTGGTATTGTCAGACGGAGTCAGATAATTGAGTACTGCGAGGGCATTGTAGCCAAAGAATCGATCAAGGCTAAGTAA
- a CDS encoding LCP family protein, whose protein sequence is MKSRTKDKKKKRRKGLYITLVSLVVLLFGGYLFRQQLAVAAFDLFLAGSVEDQLSRSYVPQEGNNTPDPTVYRKEPFSVLLLGSDKRAYEKTRGRSDTVIYAVVRPKESRVLLVSIPRDTYVQIVGRDANKDGEDDYDKLAHAYAFGGENMSINTVEKFLDADVGYYATINFDGIKKVVDALGGVKLPIDEDIVNKNPDHVQFTIEGGKPIYDGQEALYYVRYREDSDFNRTKRQQIFLNAMANEMLNLNQIAKIPELIQIMGDSFQTDMRASFIIDLAKQVLTQEKPQISSFTILGEGMKKDGIYYGQADEKDVQYAKELINNWMDQSTPAGEVMIPDRQKIE, encoded by the coding sequence ATGAAAAGCAGAACTAAAGATAAGAAGAAGAAAAGAAGAAAAGGCCTATATATAACGCTCGTTTCACTTGTTGTTTTGTTATTCGGAGGTTATTTGTTCCGTCAGCAACTGGCTGTAGCGGCATTTGATCTGTTTCTCGCCGGTTCGGTAGAAGATCAGTTATCCCGTTCTTATGTACCGCAAGAAGGCAACAACACGCCTGATCCAACGGTATACCGTAAGGAACCATTCTCCGTATTACTGCTCGGTTCGGATAAACGAGCCTATGAGAAAACGCGTGGACGTTCCGATACCGTCATCTATGCTGTAGTTCGTCCCAAGGAATCCCGTGTGCTGTTGGTATCCATTCCACGTGATACGTATGTGCAGATTGTAGGACGGGATGCCAACAAGGACGGAGAAGATGATTATGATAAGCTGGCGCATGCCTATGCTTTTGGTGGGGAGAATATGTCCATCAATACCGTGGAGAAATTTCTTGATGCTGATGTGGGTTATTATGCAACGATCAACTTCGATGGAATCAAAAAAGTGGTTGATGCGCTTGGTGGTGTAAAACTGCCAATTGATGAGGACATTGTGAACAAGAATCCGGATCACGTGCAATTCACGATTGAAGGTGGTAAGCCGATCTATGACGGGCAGGAAGCACTGTATTATGTAAGATACCGTGAGGATAGCGATTTTAATCGTACCAAGCGGCAGCAGATTTTCCTGAACGCGATGGCGAATGAGATGCTGAATTTGAATCAAATCGCCAAAATTCCGGAATTGATTCAGATCATGGGAGACAGCTTCCAGACGGATATGCGAGCTTCTTTCATTATTGATCTGGCTAAACAAGTGCTTACTCAGGAGAAACCACAGATTTCAAGCTTCACCATCCTGGGTGAGGGGATGAAAAAAGACGGTATCTATTATGGTCAGGCTGACGAGAAAGATGTCCAATATGCCAAAGAGCTGATTAACAACTGGATGGATCAATCGACCCCAGCCGGTGAAGTAATGATCCCTGACCGGCAAAAGATTGAATAA
- a CDS encoding MFS transporter: MPKKMKWPLILFAIGVFMAALDNGIITSSLTTLNASFGVSPTWGAWTITLYTLGLAVSVPIAGKLSDRYGRKKLFLIEVALFGIGSLLVALSTSFTFFLIARVIQALGGGGIFIIASSYVLSKFPAERQGTALGLLGGMNGVAAILGPNVGAFILDLTGNWHWLFLINVPIAILLFIAGIRFIQEEQELNRAAVDWSGIAVLTLGVLSLMYSFSNLDGVNMLQSLGSPMFYGFFLAGVIILVLFYFMEKRLEGSEREPVVSTQLLGIASFRWTLLIAFFSGAILASVIFIPGFVEQYLGVSNTASGYWFTPLALASGIGAGGGGYLVDRKGPIWTLSVAGLLSAIGFLLFPLWVEHIWQFVIASTLVGIGFGMMLGAPVNVLVTEQAGENNKGIAVATSSLFRQMAMAIAPTIFAGFLARSFINLGSNIQAGFADKGIQVPPEMLEQYASGGASGSDVSSLTEGLSQIPDEGIRDVLLQAVHQTTGQGYNGLFWSAVVFSVLTLVAALITGRLRQKEKSQHVESISTN, translated from the coding sequence ATGCCAAAAAAAATGAAATGGCCGCTAATCCTGTTCGCCATAGGGGTATTTATGGCTGCGCTGGACAACGGGATCATCACCTCTTCACTGACCACCTTAAATGCATCATTTGGTGTGTCGCCAACATGGGGAGCATGGACAATTACGCTTTACACACTTGGGCTTGCGGTGAGTGTACCTATTGCGGGCAAACTGTCGGACCGTTATGGTCGCAAGAAACTATTTTTGATTGAAGTGGCGTTGTTTGGGATCGGGTCCCTGCTTGTCGCGCTGAGCACATCGTTTACCTTTTTTCTAATTGCTCGTGTCATTCAAGCTTTGGGCGGTGGTGGGATTTTTATCATTGCCAGCTCATACGTATTAAGCAAGTTCCCGGCGGAGCGACAAGGTACAGCCCTGGGTCTGCTGGGAGGGATGAATGGTGTTGCCGCTATATTGGGACCCAATGTCGGTGCTTTTATACTGGACCTTACGGGCAACTGGCATTGGTTATTCCTGATCAACGTGCCTATCGCCATACTGCTGTTCATTGCAGGTATTCGATTTATTCAGGAAGAGCAGGAACTGAATCGTGCAGCAGTGGACTGGAGCGGTATTGCTGTCCTGACGTTGGGTGTACTCAGTTTAATGTATAGCTTCAGCAATCTGGACGGTGTGAACATGCTTCAAAGCCTGGGATCACCGATGTTCTACGGCTTTTTCTTGGCAGGTGTGATCATTCTGGTACTCTTTTACTTCATGGAAAAAAGGCTGGAAGGCTCTGAACGTGAACCTGTTGTATCGACACAGCTTCTGGGCATTGCGTCCTTTCGCTGGACGCTGTTGATTGCCTTTTTCTCCGGAGCCATTCTGGCCTCGGTGATCTTTATTCCCGGATTTGTTGAACAATATCTCGGCGTATCCAATACAGCTTCCGGGTACTGGTTTACTCCACTCGCGCTGGCATCCGGCATCGGGGCAGGTGGAGGTGGATACCTCGTTGACCGCAAGGGGCCAATCTGGACGTTATCGGTTGCGGGCCTGCTATCTGCCATTGGATTCCTGCTGTTCCCGCTATGGGTGGAGCATATCTGGCAATTTGTCATCGCGAGTACACTCGTAGGTATCGGTTTCGGCATGATGCTTGGTGCGCCAGTTAACGTACTTGTCACGGAACAGGCGGGGGAGAACAACAAAGGCATCGCGGTAGCGACCAGCTCGTTATTCCGCCAGATGGCGATGGCTATTGCACCTACCATTTTCGCTGGATTCCTGGCACGTTCTTTCATTAATCTGGGGTCCAACATTCAGGCAGGATTCGCTGACAAAGGCATTCAGGTGCCGCCTGAAATGCTGGAGCAATATGCCTCGGGTGGAGCATCAGGGAGTGATGTCTCCAGTCTGACAGAGGGCCTGTCCCAGATTCCTGATGAAGGTATCCGTGATGTGTTGCTCCAGGCAGTGCATCAAACCACAGGACAGGGTTATAATGGCCTTTTCTGGTCTGCGGTGGTATTCAGTGTGCTTACGCTGGTAGCTGCTCTTATAACGGGACGTCTGCGTCAAAAAGAGAAGAGCCAACATGTGGAAAGTATATCCACAAACTGA
- a CDS encoding D-alanyl-D-alanine carboxypeptidase family protein, with amino-acid sequence MKKWWKRAGMLLALLLIIYLGVKPDMLVGKPGIKAESAVLMDMNSEQILMDFNGSEEIAPAGVSKLMTELLVMEAVINGDIGWNDLVNVSLYASSVGGSQLTLKQGEQFTVQELFEIVAVYSANDAAVALAEHISGTEQKFVQQMNQKATQIGLSEDTQFTNSTGLSEKLLGPNRPMDIQGQTLMTAIDACKLARYLLNNHPEILRISSQMQVSMHQKGMYMSNTNWMLSSIGGPYAYDGNDGLKTGYDEDSGYHFVGTAERDGKRLISVVFGTDTREGRFVETRKLFNYGFSGSK; translated from the coding sequence ATGAAAAAATGGTGGAAACGGGCAGGTATGCTGCTAGCTCTCTTGCTTATTATATATTTGGGTGTGAAACCGGACATGCTGGTAGGCAAACCGGGAATTAAAGCTGAATCTGCGGTATTAATGGATATGAACTCTGAACAGATCTTAATGGATTTTAACGGCTCCGAAGAGATTGCTCCGGCAGGCGTCAGTAAGTTGATGACAGAACTGTTAGTAATGGAGGCCGTGATCAATGGTGATATAGGCTGGAATGATCTTGTTAATGTGAGTCTGTATGCCAGCTCCGTGGGGGGCAGCCAACTGACCCTGAAACAGGGAGAGCAATTCACCGTTCAGGAGTTGTTTGAGATCGTAGCTGTCTATTCAGCCAATGATGCAGCGGTTGCTCTGGCTGAACATATCAGTGGTACAGAGCAGAAGTTTGTGCAACAGATGAATCAAAAAGCAACTCAGATTGGGCTGTCTGAGGATACACAATTCACGAATTCAACGGGCCTCAGTGAAAAGCTGCTTGGTCCTAACCGTCCAATGGATATACAAGGGCAGACCTTAATGACGGCTATAGATGCATGCAAGCTTGCGCGATATCTGCTGAATAACCATCCCGAGATTTTAAGAATCTCCAGTCAAATGCAAGTATCAATGCACCAAAAAGGGATGTACATGAGTAATACGAACTGGATGTTGTCCTCTATTGGTGGGCCGTATGCTTACGATGGGAATGACGGATTAAAGACCGGGTATGATGAAGATTCCGGATATCATTTTGTGGGGACAGCTGAACGTGATGGCAAAAGACTGATATCAGTTGTATTTGGAACAGATACTCGTGAAGGGCGTTTTGTGGAGACTCGGAAGTTGTTCAACTATGGGTTTTCGGGCTCAAAATGA
- a CDS encoding oligopeptide ABC transporter substrate-binding protein — protein MKKGLFSRGLFFTMMLVFVLVLAACSEKEAATPAPASNTEEGKTEEKPANEEGVYSIEDFNNVKTNEGTAIEGGSITFGLVSDTAFEGTLNYNFYSGNPDVQVLQWFDEGLLTWDKDYVYTNDGAATYETSEDGKTFTLTIRDNVNWHDGKPVTAEDLQFAYEVIGSKGYDGPRYDSNFTSVVGMDEYHAGKAKTISGIKVLGDKQISITYKESTPSLLTGGVWTYPLAKHIFGDMDVAKMSSSKEVREKPIGFGPFKVDVITPGESVTYVKNEDYWRGAPKLDKVTLKVINPTTVVQELKSGGVDLVDAFPTDQYKDNANLSNVEFLGAIDRAYTYIGFKLGTWDEENGKVVSNAEAKMGDKNLRKAMWMAVDNDQVGKRFYNGLRWNATTLIPPSHPEFHDSSNPGVAYDPEAAKALLDEAGYKLDGEFRTNPDGTPLEINFVSMTGGDTAEPLARYYVQSWAAIGLKVNLEMVEFNSFYDRVGNTGKDDPKIDVYQAAWGVGIDVDPSGLYGRDALYNFSRFSSEENDKLLAQGISAEAFDVDKRKEIYNQWQQYMVDEVPVFPTLYRAVVAPVNKRVMNYAIGDGTGVYLSDLQVNADKAVVAE, from the coding sequence ATGAAAAAGGGATTATTTTCACGGGGACTATTTTTCACGATGATGTTGGTCTTTGTATTGGTGCTCGCAGCGTGCTCTGAGAAAGAAGCAGCTACTCCAGCTCCAGCTTCCAACACAGAAGAGGGAAAAACGGAGGAAAAACCTGCTAATGAAGAGGGCGTTTACTCCATTGAAGACTTCAACAATGTCAAAACGAATGAAGGTACTGCGATCGAGGGTGGATCAATTACATTCGGACTTGTATCGGATACTGCTTTTGAAGGTACACTGAACTACAATTTCTATTCCGGTAACCCGGATGTACAGGTTCTTCAATGGTTCGACGAAGGCTTGCTGACTTGGGATAAAGACTATGTATATACCAACGATGGTGCAGCAACATATGAAACTTCTGAAGATGGCAAAACGTTCACACTGACTATTCGTGACAACGTAAACTGGCATGATGGCAAGCCGGTAACGGCTGAAGATCTGCAATTTGCTTATGAAGTAATCGGTAGCAAAGGCTATGATGGTCCTCGTTACGACTCCAACTTCACTAGTGTAGTAGGTATGGACGAGTATCATGCTGGAAAAGCAAAAACAATCTCTGGTATTAAAGTGCTGGGCGACAAACAAATCAGCATTACGTATAAAGAATCTACTCCGTCCCTGCTGACAGGTGGCGTATGGACGTATCCACTGGCTAAACATATCTTCGGCGATATGGATGTAGCAAAAATGTCTTCTTCCAAAGAAGTACGTGAAAAACCAATTGGTTTTGGTCCATTTAAAGTGGATGTCATCACTCCGGGTGAGTCTGTAACTTATGTTAAGAACGAAGACTACTGGCGTGGAGCTCCAAAACTGGACAAAGTGACTCTGAAAGTTATCAACCCGACAACGGTTGTTCAAGAACTGAAATCTGGCGGGGTAGATCTCGTGGATGCATTCCCGACAGATCAATACAAAGATAATGCTAACCTGTCCAACGTAGAATTCCTGGGAGCAATCGATCGTGCTTATACGTACATCGGTTTCAAACTGGGTACGTGGGATGAAGAGAACGGAAAAGTTGTAAGCAATGCCGAAGCAAAAATGGGCGATAAAAACTTGCGTAAAGCAATGTGGATGGCTGTAGATAACGATCAAGTAGGTAAACGTTTCTATAATGGCCTACGTTGGAATGCAACAACCTTGATTCCACCGTCTCACCCAGAATTCCATGATTCCAGCAATCCGGGTGTAGCATATGATCCAGAAGCAGCGAAAGCATTGCTCGACGAAGCTGGTTACAAACTGGATGGTGAATTCCGTACGAATCCGGATGGAACACCACTCGAAATCAACTTTGTATCCATGACTGGTGGCGACACAGCTGAACCATTGGCTCGTTATTATGTTCAATCATGGGCAGCTATTGGTTTGAAAGTAAACCTGGAAATGGTTGAGTTCAACAGCTTCTATGACCGTGTAGGTAACACGGGTAAAGATGATCCAAAAATTGATGTGTATCAAGCAGCATGGGGCGTTGGTATTGACGTAGATCCATCTGGTCTGTACGGCCGTGATGCACTCTACAACTTCTCCAGATTCTCCAGCGAAGAGAATGACAAATTGCTGGCACAAGGTATCTCTGCTGAAGCATTCGATGTAGATAAGCGTAAAGAGATCTACAATCAATGGCAGCAATACATGGTAGATGAAGTTCCTGTATTCCCTACACTGTATCGTGCAGTTGTAGCACCAGTTAACAAACGTGTAATGAACTATGCGATTGGTGATGGAACAGGCGTTTACCTGAGCGACCTGCAAGTTAATGCCGACAAAGCAGTTGTAGCTGAGTAA